The following are encoded in a window of uncultured Sphaerochaeta sp. genomic DNA:
- the deoC gene encoding deoxyribose-phosphate aldolase, whose translation MKQVDVATYIDHTVLAASATRPMIEKLCKEAAQYHFASVCVNSCWVPLCAKLLEKSDVKVCTVVGFPLGAMATESKAFEAKTAVKAGAEEVDMVINIGFLKNHDDDLVQDDITAVKKACGNAHLKVIIETCLLNEEEKVRACRLAKASGADFVKTSTGFSTGGATAKDIALMRKTVGPELGVKASGGVRTYEDAIAMIEAGATRIGASSGIAIVEGSHGAN comes from the coding sequence ATGAAACAAGTAGATGTCGCTACATACATCGATCACACGGTGCTCGCAGCTTCTGCGACTCGTCCTATGATAGAGAAACTTTGCAAGGAAGCAGCCCAATATCATTTTGCTTCAGTATGTGTAAACAGTTGCTGGGTGCCGCTCTGTGCTAAACTGTTGGAAAAGAGCGATGTAAAAGTTTGTACCGTGGTTGGGTTCCCCTTGGGAGCAATGGCTACAGAAAGTAAGGCCTTCGAGGCCAAGACAGCAGTGAAAGCTGGAGCCGAAGAGGTTGATATGGTCATCAATATCGGATTCTTGAAGAACCATGATGATGATTTGGTACAGGATGATATTACTGCAGTAAAGAAGGCTTGTGGGAATGCACACCTGAAAGTCATCATCGAGACCTGTCTTTTGAATGAAGAGGAAAAAGTACGTGCCTGTAGGTTGGCAAAAGCCAGCGGTGCAGATTTTGTAAAGACTTCTACCGGTTTTTCCACCGGAGGGGCAACCGCAAAGGATATTGCCTTGATGCGTAAGACCGTTGGTCCAGAGTTGGGCGTGAAAGCCTCTGGAGGAGTACGTACATACGAGGATGCCATTGCAATGATTGAAGCAGGGGCCACAAGAATCGGGGCCTCAAGCGGCATTGCAATTGTAGAGGGGTCGCATGGCGCGAATTGA
- a CDS encoding thymidine kinase: protein MARIEQKIESADFLKSLGFPTLDVHETFSHFDFTSPGRRVLLIGPMGSGKTEFAARVWRDAAIAQRKGEKVRSLTSSGQVDRRKVFFIRSEIDGTRFTDYPEDALCYRSGYVSCGENIARIRDSFGLERVLQDNPTVGTFIIDEASFFDERLAYVVRNHSYERGVMFIFPTLILNFRRDLFNSTARLMLDIATDVIPLTAYCEHPDCISDAFYTYRYYQVEGKECPALYFDPLIIVGGDSHKDSTLEPNYAARCDEHHYLPGKEYTFFHLKPLGELASRGDEKPLRNELAALKGNIEQSMLYENFCERYRGKTDEEIFFNALLPQNIAEKALVFLFCEQNLVPEEVLLRLVSELELDTNYLSKVLSDNKRPVSFEQPLLL from the coding sequence ATGGCGCGAATTGAACAGAAGATTGAAAGTGCCGATTTCCTCAAGAGTCTGGGGTTTCCCACGCTTGATGTCCATGAAACATTCTCGCATTTTGATTTCACCTCGCCCGGGCGAAGGGTGCTTTTGATAGGGCCCATGGGCTCGGGCAAGACTGAGTTTGCAGCACGGGTTTGGCGGGATGCCGCCATTGCACAGAGGAAGGGGGAGAAGGTAAGAAGCCTGACCAGTAGTGGTCAGGTTGACCGCCGGAAGGTCTTCTTCATCCGTTCCGAGATCGATGGTACCCGTTTTACCGATTATCCTGAGGATGCGCTCTGCTACCGCAGTGGATATGTAAGCTGTGGGGAGAATATTGCGAGAATCAGGGACTCTTTTGGTTTGGAGCGAGTGCTTCAGGATAATCCTACTGTGGGAACCTTTATCATTGATGAAGCATCATTCTTTGATGAAAGGCTTGCATATGTGGTTCGTAATCATAGTTATGAACGTGGGGTTATGTTCATATTCCCTACCTTGATCCTGAACTTCCGTCGGGACTTGTTCAATTCCACTGCACGGTTGATGCTCGATATAGCAACAGATGTAATCCCACTTACTGCGTATTGTGAACATCCAGACTGTATCAGTGATGCATTCTATACCTATCGATACTATCAGGTGGAAGGAAAGGAGTGCCCCGCACTCTATTTCGATCCTCTGATCATCGTTGGTGGGGATTCCCATAAGGACAGTACCCTGGAACCGAACTATGCTGCTCGTTGTGATGAACATCACTATCTTCCCGGGAAGGAGTATACCTTCTTCCACCTCAAACCACTGGGTGAACTTGCCTCCCGTGGGGATGAAAAGCCATTGAGAAATGAACTTGCTGCGCTGAAGGGAAATATTGAGCAGTCGATGCTCTATGAGAATTTCTGTGAACGTTACCGGGGTAAGACAGACGAAGAAATCTTTTTCAATGCTCTTCTTCCTCAGAATATTGCAGAAAAGGCACTGGTCTTCCTCTTTTGTGAGCAGAATCTTGTACCGGAAGAGGTGTTGCTTCGCCTGGTTTCAGAGCTTGAGCTGGATACAAACTACCTTTCCAAGGTCCTTTCCGACAACAAGCGGCCTGTCTCCTTCGAGCAGCCGCTCTTGTTGTAG
- a CDS encoding sugar phosphate isomerase/epimerase family protein: protein MKQLGIRAHDLGTFDTINDLASEISLYGDSIPIQLALKKVLKNAPDAEDYSEQFIISVRDALKAKGAYVGVFGSYINPVHPDKAERDAELRKFENHLKYANLLGCPLVGTETGSFHPDNSYHRETASAKVLDIFYRSIERLLEAAVKYDAIVGIEAVSKQHTISTIPRMAALMEKFDSPHLRVIYDPANLVPWIGISEADGSVMGTPSFAAQKDFFCSALDAFGDKIAAIHVKDYKLNDQGIKVGDLTVGDGVLDWKFLFGELRRRNIEVPALLEDLTVSTLKETLALLSTY from the coding sequence ATGAAACAGTTAGGAATCAGAGCTCATGATCTTGGTACCTTCGATACCATTAACGACCTTGCAAGCGAGATTTCCCTCTATGGGGATTCAATACCCATTCAGCTCGCTTTGAAAAAAGTTCTCAAGAACGCTCCTGATGCAGAAGACTACAGTGAGCAGTTCATCATCTCAGTTCGTGACGCACTCAAGGCAAAAGGCGCATACGTTGGCGTTTTTGGAAGTTACATCAACCCCGTACACCCTGACAAGGCAGAGAGGGATGCAGAGCTTCGTAAATTTGAAAACCACCTAAAATATGCCAACCTCCTTGGATGCCCTTTGGTGGGAACCGAAACCGGTTCTTTCCATCCTGACAACTCCTACCACAGAGAAACGGCAAGTGCCAAGGTCCTCGACATCTTCTACCGTAGCATAGAGAGGCTCCTTGAAGCTGCCGTTAAGTATGATGCAATCGTCGGCATCGAAGCGGTAAGCAAACAGCATACCATCAGCACCATCCCAAGGATGGCAGCCTTGATGGAGAAGTTCGACAGTCCCCACCTTAGAGTCATCTATGACCCGGCAAATCTCGTCCCATGGATCGGGATAAGCGAGGCAGATGGCAGTGTTATGGGCACTCCCTCATTTGCCGCCCAGAAAGACTTCTTCTGCTCCGCCCTCGATGCATTCGGGGATAAGATTGCAGCAATCCACGTCAAGGACTACAAGCTCAACGACCAAGGTATAAAGGTCGGGGATCTTACGGTAGGGGATGGGGTTCTGGACTGGAAATTCCTTTTTGGGGAACTGAGAAGACGAAACATTGAAGTCCCTGCCCTGCTCGAAGATCTAACGGTCTCTACCTTGAAGGAAACACTTGCATTGCTCTCTACATACTGA
- a CDS encoding glycoside hydrolase family 28 protein yields the protein MNKEYTLADFGAIGDGQFDNSEVFKRAFESLKKGGILRIGAGEYLSGPIHITATNLVVEFEAGATIRFIANENLYRPFYSRWEGVNCYCMHPCLLINESDGLIFRGKGIIDGSGPWWWATAQQKRNTQNGPVSAIETELAKLNPGYERQSGGGGGRQSQFLRPPLLQIRESNNVKIEGLNIQNSPFWTVHPLYSTNIILKDLSVINPQDAPNTDGIDVDSCSFVTIKNCLIDVGDDGIALKSGSGKDGVAVNRKTSDILIEGCTVRHAHGGAVIGSETAAGIHDVVVRSCFFDGTDRGIRIKTRRGRGGHISDLHFQDIRMENNLCPLTLNMYYRCGSLDVEDFSLERKPVTPTTPHIEHVTIEGCTSTNNRSSAAFIVGLPESPIRDLVISGCTFTVANEHLEPVSESEMYEGLPTIEGRGIRLRNVSLTAQDVMVQGVAEEYVIEEDVVLSRE from the coding sequence ATGAACAAGGAATATACGCTGGCAGATTTCGGTGCAATCGGAGACGGGCAGTTTGACAACAGCGAAGTCTTCAAACGAGCGTTTGAAAGCTTGAAAAAGGGGGGGATCTTGCGGATCGGTGCAGGAGAGTACCTGAGCGGCCCAATACACATCACTGCAACAAATCTTGTGGTGGAATTTGAAGCTGGTGCAACCATACGTTTCATTGCAAACGAGAACCTCTACCGACCTTTCTATTCACGATGGGAAGGAGTTAACTGTTACTGCATGCATCCTTGTTTGCTGATCAATGAATCAGATGGTCTCATATTTCGTGGGAAGGGCATCATAGACGGAAGTGGTCCCTGGTGGTGGGCAACCGCTCAACAGAAACGAAATACCCAGAACGGTCCTGTCTCAGCCATCGAGACTGAACTGGCCAAGTTAAACCCTGGTTATGAGAGACAGAGTGGTGGGGGAGGAGGCCGTCAGAGTCAGTTCCTTCGTCCTCCCTTGTTGCAGATCAGGGAAAGCAATAATGTGAAGATTGAAGGACTGAACATACAGAACAGTCCCTTCTGGACCGTTCATCCCCTCTACAGTACAAACATTATTCTCAAGGACCTATCTGTTATAAACCCACAGGATGCACCCAACACTGATGGGATTGATGTTGACTCTTGCTCTTTTGTGACGATCAAGAATTGCTTGATCGACGTCGGAGATGATGGGATTGCCCTAAAGAGTGGAAGCGGAAAGGATGGGGTTGCCGTGAACCGGAAAACCAGCGATATCCTTATCGAGGGATGTACTGTGAGACATGCTCATGGGGGAGCCGTTATCGGCAGTGAGACTGCGGCAGGCATCCATGATGTGGTGGTACGTTCCTGCTTCTTTGATGGTACAGATAGAGGCATCAGGATAAAGACAAGAAGAGGACGGGGAGGGCATATTTCTGACCTGCATTTCCAGGATATCAGGATGGAGAACAACCTCTGTCCGCTTACCTTAAATATGTACTACCGCTGTGGTAGTTTGGATGTTGAAGATTTCTCCTTAGAGAGGAAACCGGTGACTCCTACAACACCCCATATCGAGCATGTCACCATTGAAGGATGCACAAGTACCAATAACAGATCCAGTGCTGCCTTCATCGTAGGGCTTCCTGAGTCTCCCATCCGTGATCTGGTGATTTCTGGCTGTACATTCACGGTGGCAAATGAGCATCTTGAACCGGTAAGTGAAAGCGAGATGTATGAAGGGCTCCCTACTATAGAGGGACGTGGTATTAGGCTTCGTAATGTCTCGTTGACGGCCCAGGATGTAATGGTGCAAGGTGTAGCAGAAGAGTATGTCATTGAAGAGGACGTTGTTCTTTCACGCGAGTAG
- a CDS encoding ABC transporter substrate-binding protein, translating to MKKTIVMLCALMLLVPVVMFAAGAKEAAPASADDSKMGGVLVFGRSGDSVSLDPGRETDGESFYATTAVFDTLVEFVPGQTAVQPALATSWDISDDGLQYTFHLREGVKFHDGTPFNADAVVFSFERQFQEDHPYYDLGPWKYWGYMDMDNIVKEVVAVDDYTVQFNLKKVEAPFIANLAMDFASIVSPTAVAKYGEDFKNNPVGTGAFKFVSWTKDSDIVFDRNADYWGGPVYLDRLILKVIPDATSRWLALQKGEVDLIDFPSNDDIPAMRSTANIQLIQQAGLNVGYLALNTEKKPFDNKLVRQAMNYAIDQQEIVDGVYGEAGQVAKNPIPPGMWSYNDDIEDYGYNPQKAKELLAQAGYPNGFEMELWAMPVARPYNPDARKVAEIMQAQLVKVGIDAEIISYEWGTYLDKTDMGEHQSAMLGWTGDNGDPDNFLWVLLSEPAAQLPAGNIALWKNKEFTDLCAQAKVTTDQAERDRLYRAAQEVFHEEAPWVPIAHSVVTVPAMDYVNDFVLYPTGKRVFKHVWLDK from the coding sequence ATGAAAAAAACTATTGTAATGTTATGTGCACTAATGCTTCTCGTCCCCGTTGTGATGTTCGCAGCAGGCGCAAAAGAGGCAGCACCGGCAAGCGCCGATGATTCAAAGATGGGTGGTGTTCTTGTCTTTGGTCGTTCCGGTGATTCGGTCAGTCTCGACCCAGGCCGTGAGACAGATGGTGAATCATTCTATGCCACTACTGCAGTATTCGACACACTCGTTGAGTTTGTTCCTGGACAGACTGCTGTTCAGCCTGCATTGGCCACAAGCTGGGATATTTCAGACGATGGTCTGCAATACACCTTCCATCTTCGTGAAGGCGTGAAGTTCCATGATGGAACTCCTTTCAATGCAGATGCAGTTGTATTCTCCTTTGAACGTCAGTTCCAGGAAGACCATCCCTACTACGATCTTGGACCTTGGAAGTATTGGGGCTATATGGATATGGACAACATCGTGAAAGAGGTTGTCGCTGTTGATGACTACACGGTGCAGTTCAACCTGAAGAAGGTTGAAGCTCCTTTCATTGCCAACTTAGCTATGGATTTTGCATCAATCGTATCTCCAACTGCAGTTGCCAAGTACGGGGAAGATTTCAAGAACAACCCAGTAGGAACTGGTGCATTCAAGTTTGTCTCATGGACAAAGGATTCTGACATCGTATTTGATAGAAACGCCGATTATTGGGGTGGCCCTGTGTATCTTGATCGCTTGATCCTCAAGGTTATTCCCGATGCAACCTCTCGTTGGTTGGCATTGCAGAAGGGTGAGGTTGACTTGATTGACTTCCCTTCAAATGATGATATTCCTGCCATGCGTTCGACCGCAAACATTCAACTTATCCAGCAGGCTGGTTTGAATGTTGGTTACCTTGCATTGAACACCGAGAAAAAACCATTTGACAACAAACTGGTCCGTCAGGCAATGAACTATGCTATTGACCAGCAGGAAATTGTTGATGGTGTATATGGTGAAGCCGGACAAGTTGCAAAGAACCCAATTCCTCCTGGGATGTGGTCCTACAACGATGATATCGAAGACTACGGTTACAATCCTCAGAAAGCCAAAGAATTGCTGGCTCAAGCGGGATACCCGAATGGATTCGAGATGGAGCTTTGGGCAATGCCTGTTGCACGTCCTTACAACCCAGATGCCCGCAAGGTAGCAGAAATCATGCAAGCCCAGCTGGTCAAGGTTGGTATTGATGCTGAGATTATCTCCTATGAATGGGGCACATATCTTGACAAGACTGATATGGGCGAGCACCAGAGTGCAATGCTCGGTTGGACTGGTGACAATGGTGATCCAGACAACTTCCTCTGGGTTCTTCTTTCTGAACCTGCTGCACAGCTTCCAGCTGGTAATATTGCCCTTTGGAAGAACAAAGAGTTCACTGATCTTTGTGCACAGGCAAAGGTTACCACCGATCAGGCAGAGCGTGACAGATTGTATCGTGCTGCTCAGGAAGTCTTCCACGAGGAAGCTCCTTGGGTACCGATTGCCCACTCTGTCGTAACTGTTCCAGCAATGGACTATGTGAACGATTTCGTGTTGTATCCTACCGGAAAGCGCGTATTCAAGCATGTCTGGTTGGATAAATAA
- a CDS encoding ABC transporter permease yields the protein MIKHILKRLALLIPTIFGVITLVFLMIALAPGDPARIMLGERANAEQVAQLRIELGLDKPLIQQYGLYLGRIARFDLGKSIASGQQIAKEIAERFPATIELAWYAMLFATTLGILFGVTSAIRRNTWVDYSTMGGALVGVSMPVFWLGLVLIMVFSVWLDLLPTGGRMNIRYYFTPITNFYVLDGIIMWIREGTPKYLGSAIQHLILPTIALGTIPLAIIARTTRSSMLEVMQQDYIKTSRSAGIKEKRVIYRYALRNALLPVITVIGLQFGLLLSGAILTETVFSWPGIGRWIYVAIGARDYPAVQGGIIFISTFFVLINLVVDILYSVVNPKIRLQ from the coding sequence ATGATCAAACATATTTTAAAGCGATTGGCCTTGTTGATTCCAACAATATTTGGTGTCATCACCCTCGTGTTTCTCATGATAGCTCTAGCTCCTGGCGACCCTGCACGAATAATGCTGGGTGAACGTGCAAACGCAGAACAGGTTGCACAATTACGCATAGAACTTGGGTTGGACAAGCCCTTGATCCAGCAGTATGGGCTCTATCTTGGTCGTATTGCTAGGTTCGATCTTGGTAAATCTATTGCCTCTGGACAACAAATAGCGAAAGAAATTGCTGAACGATTTCCCGCGACAATCGAGTTGGCTTGGTATGCTATGTTGTTTGCTACTACCTTGGGCATACTATTTGGGGTGACCTCTGCCATACGGCGCAATACATGGGTTGACTACTCAACAATGGGAGGTGCCTTGGTTGGCGTATCCATGCCTGTATTTTGGCTAGGCCTAGTCCTGATCATGGTGTTTTCAGTCTGGCTGGACTTGTTGCCTACAGGTGGTAGGATGAATATCCGTTATTATTTCACTCCCATCACTAATTTTTATGTACTGGATGGTATCATCATGTGGATTCGGGAAGGCACGCCAAAGTATTTGGGGTCTGCCATCCAGCATCTGATACTTCCAACTATTGCACTGGGAACTATTCCGCTTGCAATCATCGCAAGAACTACTCGAAGCAGTATGCTTGAAGTGATGCAGCAGGATTATATAAAGACTTCTCGTTCGGCAGGAATCAAGGAAAAGCGGGTAATTTATCGTTATGCGTTGCGTAATGCCCTGCTACCGGTAATAACAGTCATTGGACTTCAGTTTGGTTTGTTGCTCTCCGGAGCCATTCTCACTGAGACCGTTTTCTCATGGCCAGGTATCGGGCGTTGGATATATGTAGCCATTGGGGCTCGTGACTATCCTGCAGTGCAAGGCGGAATTATTTTTATCTCTACCTTTTTTGTCTTGATTAATCTCGTTGTAGATATCCTCTATTCCGTGGTGAATCCGAAAATTAGATTGCAGTGA
- a CDS encoding ABC transporter permease: MKKTEELEIPRLKEPTPLQETWYHLKKNKGAMIGLAIITLFVLMAIFAPLIVPQDPLVQEVSERMTPMFTNGYILGSDDLGRDMLSRIIYGARISMTIGMVSVGISLFFGIIIGVTSAYYGGIFDKIVMRLIDIMLAFPYILLTIVIVSILGPSLTNAMVAIGISQVPRYARVVRASVLAEKESDYVLAEKALGAGNFELMFLTILPNCLSPTIVQATLGIGEAILSSAGLSFLGLGAQPPTPEWGLMIASSKQFLTSAWWIVTLPGIAILLAVLGFNLFGDGLRDILDPKMRN; this comes from the coding sequence ATGAAAAAGACTGAAGAACTGGAAATACCAAGGCTCAAGGAACCAACTCCTTTACAGGAGACTTGGTACCATCTCAAGAAAAACAAAGGAGCGATGATAGGATTGGCTATCATCACCCTCTTTGTCCTTATGGCAATTTTTGCCCCTTTGATAGTTCCACAGGATCCACTGGTCCAAGAAGTATCTGAACGAATGACTCCAATGTTCACCAATGGATATATCCTGGGGTCCGATGATTTAGGCCGTGATATGCTCTCCCGTATTATTTATGGTGCAAGAATCTCGATGACCATTGGTATGGTTTCAGTTGGAATCTCGCTGTTTTTCGGAATCATCATTGGCGTTACCTCTGCATACTATGGAGGGATATTTGACAAGATTGTCATGAGACTGATCGACATCATGCTGGCATTCCCGTACATACTGCTCACCATCGTTATTGTCTCCATTCTTGGTCCGTCACTGACCAATGCGATGGTGGCAATCGGAATCTCACAGGTTCCTCGCTATGCACGAGTGGTACGTGCTTCCGTGTTGGCTGAAAAAGAGAGTGACTATGTATTGGCTGAGAAAGCTTTGGGAGCTGGAAACTTTGAGTTGATGTTCCTCACGATTCTCCCTAACTGCCTTTCTCCTACAATTGTCCAGGCTACACTCGGAATAGGAGAGGCCATCCTCAGTTCGGCAGGTCTCTCATTCTTAGGCTTGGGGGCTCAGCCACCCACACCAGAATGGGGATTGATGATTGCTAGTTCCAAACAATTTTTAACAAGTGCATGGTGGATTGTAACATTGCCTGGTATTGCAATCCTCTTGGCTGTTTTAGGGTTCAATTTGTTTGGCGATGGTTTGCGCGATATTCTTGACCCTAAGATGAGAAACTAG
- a CDS encoding ABC transporter ATP-binding protein has translation MEEKKDLLLSIENLNFSFDTQRGVVNAVRDLSLTIRKGETLSLVGESGCGKSVTAHSINQLNPMPPGRVDSGSIIFRGQDLLKLKKGEIEKLRGTQISMIFQEPMTALNPVFTVGSQIADVFMTHQGISKSEALEKTIELFKLVKIPAPERRVHSYPHQLSGGMRQRAMIAMALASPEPGLMIADEPTTALDVTIQAQILDLLNDLKKEIGMSILLITHDMGVVAEMADRVAVMYAGRKVEESDVFSIFEEPKHPYTLGLLNSLPSNPKYKGAERLEAIAGTVPDMRSIGAGCPFENRCAYATEICGKAFPQETVLNESHSVWCHNYQNVQEG, from the coding sequence ATGGAAGAGAAGAAAGACCTGTTGTTGTCCATAGAGAACCTCAACTTTTCATTCGATACCCAACGTGGTGTCGTGAATGCTGTTCGTGACCTTTCCCTTACAATACGTAAAGGAGAGACCCTATCCTTGGTTGGAGAATCAGGATGTGGAAAATCTGTGACTGCGCATTCAATCAACCAACTTAACCCAATGCCTCCAGGAAGGGTGGATAGCGGATCTATCATATTTCGTGGTCAGGATTTGTTGAAATTAAAAAAGGGTGAGATTGAAAAACTGCGGGGTACGCAGATTTCCATGATATTCCAGGAACCAATGACAGCGCTGAATCCAGTGTTCACTGTTGGTTCACAGATTGCTGATGTATTCATGACTCATCAAGGGATAAGCAAGTCAGAAGCACTTGAGAAGACGATTGAGTTGTTCAAGCTGGTGAAGATACCTGCCCCAGAGCGTCGGGTACATAGTTACCCTCACCAGTTGTCGGGAGGAATGCGCCAACGTGCCATGATTGCAATGGCATTAGCGTCTCCTGAACCTGGCCTCATGATTGCTGATGAGCCTACTACAGCACTGGATGTTACCATCCAAGCCCAGATCCTGGATTTATTGAATGACCTGAAGAAAGAGATTGGTATGTCGATTCTACTTATTACCCATGATATGGGTGTTGTAGCGGAAATGGCAGACCGTGTTGCCGTGATGTATGCCGGTAGAAAAGTTGAGGAGTCGGATGTCTTCTCAATTTTTGAAGAGCCGAAGCATCCTTATACATTAGGTTTACTCAACTCTTTGCCTTCCAACCCCAAATACAAGGGAGCAGAAAGGCTTGAGGCAATTGCCGGTACCGTTCCTGATATGCGAAGTATTGGAGCAGGTTGTCCATTTGAGAACAGATGTGCCTATGCAACAGAAATTTGTGGCAAAGCGTTTCCCCAGGAAACTGTCTTGAATGAATCCCATTCGGTATGGTGTCACAACTATCAGAACGTACAGGAGGGATAA
- a CDS encoding oligopeptide/dipeptide ABC transporter ATP-binding protein: MSETKIIEVKDLKKYFTIKREGADDTKSILKAVDGVSLDVYEGEILGVVGESGCGKSTLGKTIMRLHDKTSGEVLYRGKDLFAKDRAAMKDMTLNMQMIFQDPYSSLNPRKKVSQIIGQPLDIHKIGTKEERLDRVAELMDEVGLNPKFRTRYPHQFSGGQRQRIGIARALALNPEFIVCDEAVSALDVSVQAQILNLLLDLQKKYGFTYLFIAHDLSVVEFIATRILVMYLGRIVEIADKNELVGNHVHPYTQALFNAFPATDPRARETKKRIVMGDVPSPINPPEGCHFHPRCPYAVEKCRREYPPLKEVSPGHSAACWVVQNDTK; the protein is encoded by the coding sequence ATGAGTGAAACGAAGATCATTGAAGTGAAGGATCTTAAAAAATACTTCACGATAAAGCGTGAAGGAGCCGATGATACTAAATCAATACTGAAGGCAGTTGATGGTGTTTCCCTCGATGTGTACGAGGGAGAGATTCTTGGGGTTGTCGGAGAGTCGGGTTGTGGAAAGTCCACACTGGGCAAGACCATCATGAGATTACATGACAAGACCTCAGGTGAAGTCCTCTATCGTGGTAAGGATTTGTTTGCGAAAGATCGTGCAGCAATGAAGGATATGACGCTGAATATGCAGATGATCTTTCAGGATCCCTATTCATCGTTGAATCCTCGAAAAAAAGTATCGCAAATAATTGGACAACCACTCGATATCCATAAAATCGGGACAAAAGAAGAGAGATTGGATCGTGTTGCAGAATTGATGGATGAGGTAGGACTGAATCCCAAGTTTCGTACGCGTTACCCTCACCAGTTCTCTGGTGGACAGAGACAGCGGATCGGTATTGCTCGTGCATTGGCTCTCAACCCAGAGTTCATCGTATGTGATGAAGCCGTTTCAGCATTGGATGTATCAGTCCAAGCGCAGATCCTCAACCTGTTGCTTGACCTTCAAAAGAAATACGGGTTTACCTATCTGTTTATTGCTCATGACCTATCGGTCGTTGAGTTTATTGCTACAAGAATCCTTGTTATGTATTTGGGAAGAATTGTGGAGATTGCCGACAAGAATGAACTTGTGGGCAACCATGTGCATCCCTATACACAAGCTTTATTCAATGCATTTCCTGCAACTGACCCAAGGGCCCGGGAGACAAAGAAGCGGATTGTTATGGGAGATGTTCCTTCTCCCATCAATCCTCCCGAAGGATGCCACTTTCATCCCCGGTGTCCTTACGCAGTAGAAAAGTGTCGAAGGGAATACCCACCATTGAAGGAAGTATCACCCGGACATTCTGCAGCTTGCTGGGTAGTTCAGAACGATACCAAGTAA
- a CDS encoding ABC transporter ATP-binding protein, with protein MEKKSVSVTLEHVTKKFKDVKGKSDVIAVNDSHFVIEPGELVTLLGPSGCGKTTTLRMIAGFELPTEGKIYIGNEEVTMLPPNKRDTATMFQSYGLFPHMTVFDNVAYGLKLRKIPHEEITKQVNETLSLVGLADYGDRAPSKLSGGQQQRVALARSLIVTPSVLLLDEPLSNLDALLREQMRVEIRKIQKELGITAVYVTHDRVEAMSLSDRVVVMKDGFVRQIGSPIDIYENPDSRFVAGFVGKAAFFPVQVKKEESNLWTCQLGEKEVAVERAATDVEVGTEAVLMARPESLRVVEKGKGKIEGKVRMNVYLGNSMEAFINTSFGEVLVQIDDPHAKKVFGEGEEVSIDFTPDRVRLLNKNKE; from the coding sequence ATGGAAAAGAAAAGCGTATCGGTAACCCTTGAGCATGTAACCAAGAAATTCAAGGATGTAAAAGGAAAGTCTGATGTCATTGCTGTCAATGATTCTCACTTCGTCATCGAACCTGGCGAGTTGGTAACCCTGCTTGGTCCTTCCGGTTGTGGCAAGACCACCACACTCAGAATGATTGCAGGATTCGAGCTTCCCACTGAGGGAAAGATATACATTGGAAACGAGGAAGTCACCATGCTACCCCCGAACAAACGTGACACTGCCACCATGTTCCAGAGCTATGGCCTCTTCCCTCATATGACGGTCTTCGACAACGTAGCCTATGGATTGAAACTTCGTAAGATTCCCCATGAGGAAATCACCAAGCAAGTGAATGAAACCCTCTCCTTGGTCGGACTTGCCGACTATGGGGACCGTGCACCTTCCAAGCTCTCTGGAGGACAGCAACAGCGAGTTGCACTCGCACGAAGCCTTATTGTCACCCCATCAGTGTTGTTGCTTGACGAACCTCTGTCCAACCTTGATGCATTGCTTAGAGAGCAAATGCGTGTAGAAATACGTAAAATCCAGAAGGAATTGGGCATAACTGCTGTCTATGTTACGCACGACCGAGTTGAGGCCATGAGTCTCTCTGACCGTGTCGTAGTCATGAAAGATGGGTTTGTCCGCCAGATCGGCTCCCCCATCGATATCTATGAAAATCCTGACTCACGCTTTGTCGCTGGTTTTGTCGGCAAGGCTGCTTTCTTCCCTGTTCAGGTAAAGAAAGAGGAATCAAACCTTTGGACCTGCCAGCTTGGAGAGAAAGAGGTTGCGGTAGAGCGTGCGGCAACCGATGTGGAGGTAGGAACTGAAGCGGTACTTATGGCCCGTCCTGAATCACTTCGTGTTGTGGAGAAGGGAAAGGGAAAGATTGAAGGCAAGGTCAGGATGAATGTCTATCTCGGAAACAGTATGGAAGCATTCATCAACACCTCCTTCGGAGAAGTCCTGGTACAGATTGACGACCCACATGCAAAGAAGGTGTTTGGGGAAGGAGAAGAGGTCTCAATTGACTTCACTCCCGATCGTGTCAGATTGCTTAACAAGAACAAAGAGTAA